One Paenibacillus riograndensis SBR5 DNA segment encodes these proteins:
- a CDS encoding GNAT family N-acetyltransferase, translating into MNTHHLFSQFPVLVSEHLTLQKIEERHLEEVFGIYSNDTVFEYCGIIPKHNKATVATMIGHFERDFHKKSRLKWGIFANNDKDTLVGIIEAFDFNQKVDMITIGYFLAEAHWGKGLASEAVSRVVRFLFQEVEVNRIQAEVMPANEVSKRVLLKNGFKYEGTLRQATLWSGKGIVDVEIYGLLQEEYKKERNPDLGVASSRV; encoded by the coding sequence GTGAATACACACCATTTATTCAGCCAATTTCCAGTGCTTGTGTCTGAGCATTTAACACTCCAAAAGATTGAAGAGCGTCACCTAGAAGAGGTGTTTGGCATTTATAGCAATGATACGGTTTTTGAGTATTGCGGTATTATACCCAAACATAATAAAGCTACCGTGGCAACGATGATTGGACACTTTGAAAGAGATTTTCATAAAAAATCGAGATTGAAGTGGGGAATCTTTGCTAATAACGACAAGGATACACTGGTTGGGATCATAGAAGCTTTTGATTTTAATCAAAAAGTAGATATGATAACCATCGGCTATTTTTTAGCGGAAGCGCATTGGGGAAAAGGGCTTGCTTCAGAGGCTGTCAGCCGCGTTGTCCGTTTCCTGTTTCAGGAAGTGGAAGTGAACAGAATTCAAGCCGAAGTGATGCCGGCAAATGAAGTTTCCAAACGCGTATTATTGAAAAACGGCTTCAAGTATGAAGGAACATTAAGGCAGGCCACGTTATGGTCCGGTAAAGGCATCGTTGATGTGGAGATCTATGGATTATTGCAGGAAGAGTATAAAAAAGAGCGGAATCCAGACCTTGGCGTTGCTTCCAGCAGGGTTTAG
- a CDS encoding 4'-phosphopantetheinyl transferase family protein has translation MLQIYAVAISHFPNTQLLPLLSCVSREKSEKLSRFHHQEDLIRGLIGDLLVRKIISETFAVPVKGIVFDTNSYGKPCLAIPDNSSFHYNVSHSGDWVVCAIDDCPVGIDIEKIQPVQLEISRRFFAREEVEFIEKAPSDEQRQKRFFAVWTAKESYIKAIGQGLSHSLNNFSTVREGSVEGWRVFDHCNWYLKAYNLDDRYALAVCGQRSQVCDTVRVISPDDIIRYVLGDPQQQNVH, from the coding sequence GTGTTACAGATCTATGCAGTCGCTATATCCCATTTCCCAAATACTCAGCTTCTCCCCCTGCTCTCCTGTGTATCCAGAGAAAAAAGTGAAAAGCTCTCCAGGTTTCATCATCAGGAAGATCTGATTCGGGGGCTGATTGGGGACCTGCTTGTCCGAAAAATAATTTCGGAGACATTTGCTGTGCCGGTAAAAGGGATTGTTTTTGATACGAATTCATACGGCAAGCCCTGTTTGGCTATACCTGACAACAGCAGCTTTCATTATAATGTATCGCACTCTGGAGACTGGGTGGTCTGTGCCATAGATGACTGTCCTGTCGGGATTGATATTGAAAAAATACAGCCTGTTCAACTCGAGATTTCCAGGCGTTTTTTTGCCCGGGAGGAAGTTGAATTTATCGAGAAGGCCCCCTCTGATGAGCAAAGGCAAAAACGGTTTTTTGCGGTTTGGACGGCAAAAGAAAGCTATATCAAGGCGATCGGCCAAGGCCTCTCCCATTCCTTGAACAATTTTTCTACAGTCCGGGAAGGAAGTGTCGAAGGCTGGCGGGTATTTGATCATTGTAACTGGTATTTGAAGGCATATAACCTTGATGACAGGTACGCTCTTGCTGTTTGCGGACAGAGGTCCCAGGTTTGTGATACGGTCAGGGTGATTTCTCCCGATGACATTATCCGGTACGTTCTGGGCGATCCCCAGCAGCAAAATGTCCATTAG
- the loaP gene encoding antiterminator LoaP gives MNWYIFFVKTGDELCVKDWLNNTFDRETLYSIVPKRIVPEKKNGKLLYVEKNLFPSYIFVKTVMDFSTYYLIKRNSKIIKMLNYLNKEDLTCHRTIAAHKKQSAVTTVDKEELYFKKIPEEEMSIILKLLNQEEEINFSKVYTIESKVYVESGPLKGLEGIIKKINKHTRRAKVLVSLMGDQRIIELGIEFIEPVGSRELIM, from the coding sequence ATGAACTGGTACATTTTTTTTGTGAAGACAGGCGATGAACTTTGTGTAAAAGACTGGTTGAACAACACTTTTGACAGAGAAACACTGTATTCTATCGTCCCAAAGAGAATAGTTCCCGAGAAAAAGAATGGAAAGCTTCTATACGTGGAAAAAAATTTGTTTCCAAGCTACATTTTCGTAAAAACAGTCATGGATTTCTCCACTTACTACCTGATCAAAAGGAATTCCAAAATCATCAAGATGCTGAACTATCTGAACAAAGAAGATTTAACCTGCCACAGAACAATTGCCGCACACAAGAAACAGTCTGCTGTGACTACAGTAGATAAAGAGGAGCTTTACTTCAAAAAGATTCCCGAGGAAGAGATGTCGATTATTTTAAAGCTTTTGAATCAGGAGGAAGAGATTAATTTCTCCAAGGTCTACACCATCGAATCCAAGGTCTATGTGGAGTCCGGACCGCTAAAGGGACTGGAAGGCATTATCAAAAAAATTAACAAACATACACGCCGGGCGAAAGTCCTGGTATCGCTCATGGGTGATCAGCGTATCATCGAACTCGGTATTGAATTCATAGAACCTGTTGGCAGCAGAGAATTAATCATGTAA
- a CDS encoding cysteine peptidase family C39 domain-containing protein — translation MKSRILPMYEPKLSTYNVYAALFSIIAKDEGYLPWYYSNFISIGINTCDDTLYFTDHFTFFEYGEGSTSCPWLEVYKPPHKTIYSQYSFNIKEVLTGYLNQNQYIWLYLDQYYIPQSTCYQKMHKEHSVLVYGYDEAASVFYIADNLDNGKFIQTVISYQQLIKAWESDICEHFRRLFRVLNSKQGEYTLSATHLRNQIEGYLSSKPIDQGIYWDQIPVDGPHAYVQNIQYWIFGHEVYSYIQQLNKQVQEMKGTKSLDIRIPHLLWEHKKCMAERMHYLNLGKYDLASEYEKVVKHSLTIRNLSIKYNITKNDSILDEIDTRMNEVVHTEDIVLRKLAGLL, via the coding sequence ATGAAGAGCAGGATTCTTCCAATGTATGAACCCAAGCTAAGTACTTACAATGTATACGCTGCGCTATTTTCGATTATTGCAAAAGATGAAGGCTATCTGCCCTGGTATTATAGTAATTTTATATCCATAGGCATTAACACTTGTGATGATACTTTGTATTTTACGGATCATTTCACTTTTTTTGAGTATGGGGAAGGATCTACGTCATGTCCATGGCTGGAGGTGTACAAACCGCCACATAAAACCATTTACTCTCAATATTCATTCAACATTAAGGAGGTTTTAACCGGTTATTTGAACCAGAACCAGTACATTTGGCTCTATTTGGATCAATACTATATCCCGCAAAGCACCTGCTATCAAAAAATGCACAAAGAACATTCAGTACTTGTATACGGGTATGATGAGGCAGCCAGTGTATTTTACATAGCGGATAATCTGGATAATGGCAAGTTTATACAAACGGTGATTTCATACCAGCAGCTCATAAAAGCCTGGGAAAGCGATATTTGTGAGCACTTCCGCAGGTTGTTCCGGGTGCTAAACAGCAAACAAGGCGAATATACACTTAGCGCCACACATCTCCGAAATCAAATCGAAGGTTATTTATCCTCAAAACCTATTGATCAAGGGATTTACTGGGATCAAATTCCGGTGGATGGGCCGCACGCTTATGTGCAGAATATACAATATTGGATATTTGGTCATGAAGTGTACAGCTACATACAGCAGCTGAACAAGCAAGTACAAGAGATGAAGGGGACTAAAAGTCTGGATATCCGTATTCCCCACCTTTTATGGGAACATAAGAAGTGCATGGCAGAACGAATGCATTATCTAAATTTGGGAAAGTACGATTTGGCTAGTGAATATGAGAAGGTTGTAAAACACTCCTTAACGATCCGGAACCTGTCTATAAAATATAATATAACTAAAAATGACAGTATTTTAGACGAAATAGACACTAGAATGAATGAAGTTGTACATACCGAAGATATTGTGTTAAGAAAACTGGCCGGGCTGTTGTAG
- a CDS encoding M14 family metallopeptidase, producing MMSKKLLSLLIALTLTLSGILPAAYAGEVAAEAQPQVQTAPASAASGASSTVTAEVYQPAAPTVSTEVYQASMTEARTLPITLALPEGVTANQLTWNFGRTAEEMKPLAQWKKWNNASSVRAYTGDPFIKVSYEPASPSTVTALVYFDMPFGGNLSISGIRAEYVKLAGTYNLTATAPDGHVLVQQQVKLNPYDTYHTYDEIKPAIDRITADSNNKYGRYVEYQQIGTSTQGRAIHFSIVAKDKASVDQYLNETLPLMNNDPAALQEMIKNGQLQNYKVPIWLNNIHADEANGVDVIIKFLDTLMTQKIVNYDTTDAKGNVVPVALDIDKALDNVIFLLDYVENPDGRALNTRATSTLLDPNRDNSYQTQPETQAVTAQIAKWTPLSFLDMHGFVSGFLIEPCTPPHDPNIEYDLVLDNMLEQATAMGNAGIANTKYNAYHIPYLEAEKLKNDPNYANPYGNATGWDDASPAYTAVYAMHQGALGHTIEVPELNEDSLDAFYYAALAATHYVQNNKEKLFLNQLEIFKRGMNNEDHKEVDKYLVNAKYESIGRKRATEATNFFPEYYVLPVAKDLQKNELETYKMVQYLLRNGVKVEQTTTPVTVDGVTYPSGTYVVNMHQAKRGYANLVLYDGLDVSDFNEMYSDTVQNFADMRGFDRYISRTAGAFTGKTQQVSSVVIPTTDLNQYRFEQNYVIRNSNNDAIKAVNELLANKKAVTLLSNGGPGYEQGSFLVSRSNLKTVASKYLLDLVPFSASADKTGKLLKPANVGIAGAPSFILADLGFKVTTDTAVADVLVNAGTSLIAGGKPFIGYGRTMLSSIKSLKILPGLDYSNPVNKSNNPAAHEGLFKATVSQDSVITAPYADNEYLYTVSAAYITAVPEGAEVLAKYGTGEDFFKAGWWPNSDAAKGQVLALNYQKDNIHVTLFANDLLNKYHPQNQFRLLANAIYASSPAATEADGMDNGALEPEPASPSNPGSGAPAATATPAPTATPAPTGAPASPQPTATAAPAPAVHFTDLGRVAWAVSAIEELTAKGILNGVGGNAFAPLKEVTRAEFITMIVRAFDLQTENASATFSDVSAADWSYSYIAAGVSNGLINGVGNGKFEPKRSITREEMAIIAANALTKFKGKSVTNADAALANFKDKSSIAPYGKNAVALLTQEGIVKGMTVSTFAPKGIANRAQAAVIISNIINLQ from the coding sequence ATGATGTCTAAGAAATTATTATCCTTATTAATCGCGTTAACCCTGACGTTGTCCGGAATCCTTCCGGCAGCCTATGCCGGTGAAGTTGCAGCTGAGGCACAGCCGCAAGTTCAGACCGCCCCTGCATCTGCGGCTTCCGGCGCTTCGTCTACGGTTACCGCAGAAGTCTATCAACCGGCTGCACCTACAGTATCCACAGAAGTCTACCAAGCCTCGATGACCGAGGCCAGAACACTGCCTATTACACTGGCCCTTCCTGAGGGTGTGACAGCAAACCAGCTTACCTGGAACTTTGGCAGAACGGCGGAAGAGATGAAGCCGCTGGCACAGTGGAAAAAATGGAACAATGCTTCCAGTGTTAGAGCATATACAGGAGATCCTTTCATAAAAGTAAGCTATGAGCCTGCTTCGCCTTCTACGGTAACAGCTCTGGTATACTTCGATATGCCTTTCGGCGGCAATCTGTCGATTAGCGGCATCCGCGCCGAATATGTGAAGCTTGCAGGTACATACAACCTGACGGCAACCGCTCCTGACGGTCATGTGCTGGTACAGCAGCAAGTGAAGCTGAACCCTTATGATACCTATCATACATATGATGAGATCAAACCGGCGATTGATAGAATTACCGCTGACAGCAACAATAAATACGGCCGTTATGTGGAGTATCAGCAGATCGGAACGTCCACGCAAGGACGGGCGATCCACTTCTCCATCGTAGCCAAGGACAAAGCGTCCGTAGACCAATATTTGAACGAAACGCTGCCGCTGATGAACAATGACCCTGCTGCATTGCAGGAGATGATCAAAAACGGCCAGCTGCAAAATTATAAAGTGCCGATCTGGCTGAACAACATCCATGCGGATGAAGCCAATGGGGTAGATGTAATTATTAAGTTTTTGGATACGCTGATGACCCAGAAAATCGTAAACTATGATACCACCGACGCCAAAGGCAATGTTGTTCCGGTGGCACTGGATATCGATAAGGCGCTGGACAACGTGATTTTCCTGCTGGATTATGTGGAGAACCCGGATGGCCGTGCGCTCAACACGCGTGCAACTTCGACGCTGCTAGACCCGAACCGTGACAACTCCTACCAGACACAACCGGAGACTCAGGCAGTTACAGCGCAAATCGCCAAATGGACACCGCTGAGCTTCCTGGATATGCACGGTTTCGTGAGCGGCTTCCTGATTGAGCCCTGCACACCGCCGCATGATCCGAACATCGAATACGATCTGGTTTTGGACAATATGCTAGAACAGGCTACAGCAATGGGGAATGCAGGAATCGCTAATACCAAATACAATGCGTACCACATTCCTTATCTGGAAGCCGAGAAGCTGAAGAATGATCCGAATTATGCTAATCCTTACGGCAATGCGACCGGATGGGATGATGCTTCGCCGGCTTACACCGCAGTTTATGCGATGCACCAAGGGGCGCTTGGACACACCATTGAGGTGCCGGAGCTGAACGAGGATTCTCTGGATGCTTTCTACTATGCAGCACTGGCTGCTACCCATTATGTGCAGAATAACAAAGAAAAGCTGTTCCTGAACCAGCTGGAAATCTTCAAACGCGGCATGAACAATGAAGACCACAAAGAGGTCGACAAGTATTTGGTAAATGCTAAATATGAATCCATCGGCCGTAAGCGTGCAACGGAAGCAACGAACTTTTTCCCTGAATATTATGTGCTTCCAGTAGCCAAGGATCTGCAAAAAAACGAACTGGAAACGTACAAAATGGTGCAATACCTGCTTCGTAACGGTGTGAAGGTAGAGCAGACTACTACGCCAGTAACTGTAGATGGAGTCACTTATCCGTCAGGCACCTATGTAGTGAACATGCATCAGGCCAAACGCGGTTACGCCAACCTGGTTCTGTATGACGGGCTGGACGTATCCGACTTCAATGAAATGTATTCCGACACTGTGCAGAATTTTGCCGACATGCGCGGATTTGACCGGTACATCAGCCGTACAGCCGGCGCATTCACCGGCAAGACCCAGCAAGTCAGCAGCGTCGTTATTCCAACGACAGATCTGAATCAATACCGGTTTGAGCAAAATTACGTCATCCGCAACAGCAACAATGATGCGATCAAAGCGGTTAACGAATTGCTTGCGAACAAAAAAGCGGTAACCCTGCTCTCGAACGGCGGACCCGGCTATGAACAGGGCAGCTTCCTGGTCTCCAGATCGAACCTGAAAACTGTAGCGTCCAAGTATCTCTTGGACCTTGTGCCGTTCAGCGCATCAGCGGACAAGACAGGCAAGCTGCTCAAGCCGGCGAACGTAGGCATTGCCGGAGCACCTTCATTCATCCTGGCTGATCTTGGATTCAAGGTGACTACCGATACGGCTGTGGCTGATGTGCTGGTCAATGCGGGCACCAGCCTGATTGCCGGCGGTAAACCGTTCATCGGATATGGGCGTACGATGCTGAGCAGTATTAAATCCCTGAAAATTTTGCCGGGCCTGGATTACTCCAATCCGGTCAACAAATCTAATAACCCGGCAGCACATGAGGGCTTGTTCAAAGCAACCGTCTCACAGGACAGCGTAATTACGGCTCCTTATGCAGACAACGAATACCTGTATACTGTATCCGCCGCTTATATCACAGCTGTGCCGGAAGGTGCGGAAGTACTGGCGAAATACGGAACAGGCGAAGATTTCTTCAAAGCAGGCTGGTGGCCAAACAGCGATGCGGCAAAAGGCCAAGTGCTGGCACTGAATTACCAAAAGGATAATATCCATGTAACCTTGTTCGCAAACGATCTGCTGAACAAATATCATCCGCAGAACCAGTTCAGATTGCTGGCGAATGCAATCTATGCTTCGTCTCCGGCAGCTACGGAAGCAGACGGCATGGATAACGGTGCACTTGAGCCTGAACCGGCTTCACCGTCTAATCCGGGTTCAGGTGCACCTGCTGCAACCGCAACGCCAGCACCAACCGCAACACCGGCACCAACCGGAGCTCCGGCATCACCGCAGCCAACCGCAACAGCTGCACCAGCTCCGGCGGTCCACTTCACGGATCTGGGCAGAGTAGCATGGGCAGTATCTGCTATCGAAGAATTGACGGCTAAAGGTATCCTTAACGGCGTTGGCGGCAATGCGTTCGCACCGCTCAAAGAGGTAACCCGTGCCGAATTCATCACGATGATTGTCCGTGCCTTTGACCTTCAGACAGAGAATGCTTCGGCAACTTTTAGTGACGTGTCTGCTGCGGATTGGTCCTACAGCTATATTGCTGCCGGTGTCAGCAATGGCCTGATCAACGGTGTAGGCAACGGGAAGTTCGAACCGAAACGCTCCATCACGCGGGAAGAGATGGCCATCATCGCCGCAAACGCACTGACGAAGTTCAAAGGCAAATCGGTTACCAATGCCGATGCTGCGCTTGCGAACTTCAAAGACAAATCGAGCATTGCCCCCTACGGTAAAAACGCAGTAGCGCTGCTTACCCAGGAAGGCATTGTGAAAGGCATGACAGTTAGCACCTTTGCGCCAAAAGGTATTGCCAACCGTGCGCAAGCCGCTGTCATTATCAGCAATATCATCAACCTGCAATAA
- a CDS encoding RNA polymerase sigma factor, producing the protein MDSIEEKIKRIQAGEVYLFSDVIRLYQQRIYVYCFRLLNSREEAEDAVQDIFIKAYQNIWDFKLQANFTSWLYRVSYHHCLNQLRRQKFQNQLRRLLRQDVTAKSAEQVVENRLFSESVAAALQKLSIEERNLVILRIFEDKSFAEIAEILGKSTVTVRKRYERTRSKLRESIVRREKQLCARTN; encoded by the coding sequence GTGGATTCTATAGAAGAGAAGATAAAGCGGATACAAGCGGGAGAGGTCTATCTTTTTTCAGATGTTATCAGACTCTACCAGCAACGGATTTATGTCTACTGCTTTCGCTTGCTGAACAGCAGGGAGGAGGCGGAGGATGCGGTTCAGGACATATTTATTAAGGCCTATCAGAACATCTGGGACTTCAAACTGCAGGCTAATTTTACCTCGTGGCTCTATAGGGTGTCCTATCATCATTGCTTAAACCAACTGCGGCGGCAAAAGTTCCAGAATCAGCTGCGAAGGCTGCTCAGGCAGGATGTAACGGCTAAGAGCGCTGAACAAGTGGTAGAAAACCGGCTGTTCAGCGAATCTGTCGCCGCAGCCCTGCAGAAGCTTAGCATCGAGGAACGGAATCTGGTGATTTTGCGCATTTTTGAAGATAAATCATTTGCGGAGATTGCTGAAATTCTGGGTAAAAGCACGGTTACAGTAAGGAAACGCTACGAGCGGACAAGGAGCAAGCTGAGGGAATCCATTGTGAGGAGGGAGAAGCAGTTATGTGCAAGGACGAATTGA
- a CDS encoding outer membrane protein assembly factor BamB family protein translates to MGKGQILKTLSGAICAALMLPLGVGGGTAQAEEAAVSIRNPYYQQVEATVVQPAWSLPVAKPKVVNNLEPVTAVAENGKVFMLQPNGKLAALNAASGAKLWEYGSQLAQRMVYNNGAIYGMTTAGALYKVKEDNGSKVWSAALGYGTADSITVTGGTVYVTQGQKMAAVDAATGKVKWRIAEDPNNYYYGSKALEAEGVVVRNYAVSGAITVSLVAVYDKTTGTKLWEASRQQAPLAIKDGVLYSERELFMLDDDPVNRKIQIAAFNLRTGALKGERTYSWTDKAATDGVYHGGGSYSSAFLNGNDLYIHQGQRLVLYDFWNYVSGAEPVKKWAQESYDQRNPLNLVHQDRIYFTDEHSHGLIAMKLANGQYTRFDQGENNTVQAAIFGKGVYVGQSDGLLHAYDLISSKPVFTVRTGSPEFAPLLKTGGMLLVQSGGKLHGIKLPASLK, encoded by the coding sequence ATGGGAAAGGGACAAATTCTCAAAACTCTCAGCGGTGCCATCTGTGCTGCACTGATGCTGCCGCTCGGAGTAGGCGGAGGGACAGCCCAGGCAGAAGAAGCAGCAGTAAGCATAAGAAATCCGTATTATCAGCAGGTGGAGGCAACGGTAGTACAACCTGCCTGGTCCCTGCCGGTTGCTAAGCCCAAGGTGGTAAATAACCTGGAGCCGGTGACAGCTGTCGCAGAGAACGGCAAGGTATTTATGTTGCAGCCAAACGGCAAGCTGGCCGCACTGAATGCTGCAAGCGGCGCCAAGCTGTGGGAATACGGCAGCCAGCTGGCTCAGCGGATGGTGTACAACAACGGCGCCATTTACGGAATGACCACTGCGGGTGCGCTCTACAAGGTCAAAGAGGACAACGGAAGCAAAGTTTGGTCTGCTGCACTAGGCTACGGAACTGCGGACAGCATTACGGTAACCGGGGGAACGGTGTATGTGACCCAAGGACAAAAAATGGCTGCAGTAGACGCAGCAACCGGCAAGGTCAAATGGCGGATTGCCGAAGATCCGAACAATTACTATTATGGATCAAAAGCGCTTGAGGCGGAGGGGGTTGTCGTTAGAAATTATGCCGTATCCGGCGCAATAACCGTGTCCCTGGTAGCCGTCTACGATAAAACGACCGGCACCAAGCTGTGGGAGGCTTCCAGACAGCAGGCTCCGCTGGCCATCAAGGATGGCGTTCTCTATTCAGAGCGTGAATTATTCATGCTGGATGATGATCCGGTGAACCGCAAAATCCAAATCGCCGCCTTCAATCTCCGTACCGGAGCACTCAAGGGAGAACGCACTTACAGCTGGACGGACAAAGCCGCAACGGACGGAGTGTATCACGGGGGCGGCTCCTATAGCTCTGCCTTCCTTAACGGGAACGATTTGTACATTCACCAAGGCCAGCGCCTGGTTCTATACGATTTCTGGAACTATGTGTCCGGCGCAGAGCCGGTGAAGAAATGGGCACAGGAAAGCTATGATCAGCGGAATCCGCTGAACCTTGTGCATCAGGACCGGATCTATTTCACCGATGAGCACAGCCATGGCCTGATTGCCATGAAGCTGGCTAACGGACAATATACACGCTTCGATCAGGGAGAGAATAATACGGTACAAGCCGCAATATTCGGCAAAGGGGTCTATGTCGGACAGTCCGACGGACTGCTGCATGCCTATGACCTCATAAGCTCCAAACCCGTATTTACCGTTCGCACCGGATCACCTGAATTTGCTCCGCTGCTGAAGACTGGCGGCATGCTGTTGGTTCAATCCGGCGGCAAGCTGCATGGGATCAAACTGCCCGCTTCCCTGAAATAA
- a CDS encoding alpha-galactosidase, which translates to MNIYADETLGLFHLQSKDTSYIIQLVEGYPSHVYWGARLRHDNSLAGVLELRERSSFSPIPLLTNPSLSLDALPQEYPQYGTSDFRRPAYQVLLADGTRTTELKYAGYRITSGKPALEGLPALYTEADHEAKTLELTLNDDYTGLTVKLLYTVFADHSAIARSVRFEHNGQAPLRLEQALSASVDFADSAYDTLHLSGAWARERHVQRRRLSAGAAVSLESRRGSSSHQANPFLALLRPGADEDQGDVYGFSLVYSGSFAAVAEVEQFNQTRVSIGINPFDFSWLLEPGQSFQTPEAVLVYSGEGLGGMSRTYHRLYRTRLCRGVHRDKTRPILVNNWEATYFDFDADKIAAIAKEAGPLGIELFVLDDGWFGKRDSDNSSLGDWFEDRRKLPGGLADLAGRVNAEGLQFGLWVEPEMVSPESELYRKQPDWCLHAAGRRRTEARNQLILDLSRPEVCDYLYETLSAVFASAPITYVKWDMNRNMTEIASASASPERQKETAHRYMLGLYDLMERLTSRFPDILFESCSGGGGRFDPGMLFYMPQTWTSDNTDAIERLAIQYGTSMVYPASSMGAHVSAVPNHQVERITSLAIRGDVAMSGNFGYELDLTAFTGAEKRLAARQIAQYKEIRELVQQGDMYRLLSPFEGSGETAWMFVSEDKTEAFVAYFRVLAKPNAPISRLPLKGLDPELDYVIETGAASDDGAADHSGAEGSASAGASGSAFQEGFGGTLHGGDRLMRIGLVVSDLHGDFASCTYRLRAARR; encoded by the coding sequence ATGAATATTTACGCAGACGAAACGCTAGGCCTGTTTCATCTTCAATCCAAAGATACCAGCTATATCATACAGCTGGTTGAAGGCTACCCTTCCCATGTATACTGGGGCGCACGCCTCCGGCACGACAACAGCCTGGCTGGCGTGCTGGAGCTTCGCGAACGGTCCTCTTTCTCTCCAATCCCGCTGCTGACGAACCCTTCCCTTTCTCTGGATGCTCTGCCTCAGGAGTACCCTCAGTACGGGACAAGCGATTTCAGACGGCCGGCCTATCAGGTTCTGCTGGCTGACGGCACCCGGACCACCGAACTTAAATACGCGGGCTACAGAATAACTTCCGGAAAACCTGCACTTGAAGGACTGCCTGCACTCTATACAGAAGCGGATCACGAAGCCAAGACGCTGGAGCTTACCCTTAATGACGACTATACCGGCCTGACCGTCAAGCTGCTGTATACAGTCTTCGCTGACCACAGCGCCATCGCCCGCTCGGTCCGGTTTGAGCATAACGGGCAGGCGCCGCTCCGGCTTGAGCAGGCACTTAGCGCCTCGGTTGATTTTGCCGATTCGGCCTACGATACGCTTCACCTGAGCGGGGCCTGGGCGAGAGAGCGCCATGTTCAGCGCCGCCGCCTTAGCGCCGGGGCCGCAGTTTCGCTGGAGAGCCGCCGGGGCTCAAGCAGTCATCAGGCCAATCCCTTTCTCGCGCTTCTCCGCCCCGGCGCGGATGAAGACCAGGGAGATGTCTATGGCTTCAGCCTTGTATACAGCGGCAGCTTTGCGGCAGTTGCAGAGGTCGAGCAGTTTAACCAGACCCGCGTGAGCATTGGCATTAACCCGTTCGATTTCTCCTGGCTGCTGGAGCCGGGCCAATCCTTCCAGACTCCTGAGGCTGTGCTCGTCTACTCCGGCGAAGGACTGGGCGGCATGTCGCGTACCTATCACCGGCTTTACCGGACCCGGCTGTGCCGCGGCGTTCACCGCGACAAGACCCGTCCGATCCTCGTCAACAACTGGGAAGCGACTTATTTCGATTTTGATGCCGACAAAATCGCAGCCATTGCCAAGGAAGCGGGGCCGCTGGGCATCGAACTCTTCGTGCTCGATGACGGCTGGTTCGGCAAACGCGACAGCGACAACAGCTCGCTGGGCGACTGGTTTGAAGACCGGCGCAAGCTGCCCGGCGGACTGGCTGACCTCGCCGGCCGGGTAAACGCCGAAGGCCTTCAATTCGGACTGTGGGTTGAACCGGAGATGGTGTCACCCGAGAGCGAATTGTACCGTAAGCAACCTGACTGGTGCCTGCACGCTGCGGGACGCCGCCGTACGGAAGCGCGCAACCAGCTCATTCTGGATCTCTCCCGTCCCGAAGTCTGCGATTATCTGTATGAGACATTGAGCGCTGTTTTTGCCAGTGCGCCGATTACCTATGTCAAATGGGACATGAACCGCAATATGACGGAGATTGCCTCCGCCTCTGCCAGCCCGGAGCGGCAAAAAGAAACCGCCCACCGCTATATGCTGGGCCTGTATGATTTGATGGAGCGCTTGACCTCACGTTTTCCGGACATTCTGTTCGAGAGCTGCTCCGGCGGCGGCGGCCGGTTTGACCCGGGAATGCTGTTCTATATGCCTCAGACCTGGACCAGCGACAACACCGATGCGATTGAACGGCTGGCGATTCAATACGGCACCAGTATGGTATATCCCGCCAGCAGCATGGGCGCCCACGTCTCAGCGGTACCGAACCATCAGGTGGAACGGATCACCTCTCTCGCTATCCGCGGCGATGTGGCGATGAGCGGCAATTTTGGCTACGAGCTGGACCTTACCGCCTTCACCGGGGCAGAAAAGCGTCTGGCAGCCCGCCAGATCGCCCAGTACAAGGAAATACGCGAACTGGTGCAGCAGGGCGATATGTACCGGCTGCTGAGCCCTTTTGAAGGGAGCGGCGAAACAGCCTGGATGTTCGTGAGCGAGGACAAAACAGAGGCCTTTGTAGCTTATTTCCGCGTGCTCGCAAAACCTAACGCGCCAATATCGCGTCTTCCGCTTAAAGGACTGGACCCTGAGCTGGATTACGTGATTGAGACAGGCGCCGCATCTGATGATGGCGCGGCGGATCACAGCGGAGCGGAAGGTTCAGCATCGGCGGGAGCCTCCGGCTCCGCCTTTCAAGAAGGATTCGGCGGCACGCTTCACGGCGGCGACCGCCTGATGCGTATCGGACTTGTCGTTTCCGATCTGCACGGAGATTTCGCCAGCTGCACCTACCGTCTGAGAGCCGCGCGGCGCTGA